The sequence CGCTGCGCTGCCCTCGGGGTCCCCGCGCAGTCCCAGCCTCCTGCCCGGCCTCCCCCGTATTTATGAGCTCCTTGGAAAAAGCCTCCTCCAATGACACCGAAGGTACTGGCTGCTCCTCCTTGTTTGCAAACTCCTCAGCCCCGGCCAGGATGGCGCGGGGAGAAAACTTCTCCCCACCCTCTGCCCGGCACCCCCCGGGGAAGCGAAgaggggggcagccccccccaaCGCCCCCCCCCCTTCTGCTTCCTACCCcacctttttattattattattattatttcgCCCACTGAAAGGCTGAAGGGGAGTGAGGAGGGAGCTGGAAATGGCCCTGCCACCCCTGCGCAGCCTCTGCTGCCCCCCGCACCTCAGAGCCCCGAAAAACTTCAAGGCTGGGGGAAatgcagagaggagggagggatgagGGCACTGAGAATTTTTGAGGTGGcttggaaagaagaggaaaatggcCCCAGGTGGAAGGTCCCCGTAGGGGTGCAAAAcatcccctccagccccctccccaggcttTGGCAAGCTGCAGCATGCCTGTTTGCAAGGGGAAACGAAGGTGCGGGTCCTGAGGCAGGCACCCCTTttcccccacaccccctgcTTTAACCACTAGTCTTGGCTATACTTTGCCACCCCGTGCGGCTTTTCACCCAGTTACCCCAAATTTTGCCGGGTCCCTTCGTATGGGAGGGAGACTGGGACCCAGTGAACCTGCTGGTGGGTGCTTGTCCAGCCTGGCTGGGCTCCAGAGTGAGTTTTGCAGGGGTCACACAGAGcaggggatggggctgggcacAGCCCAGAGGGGCTGCAACGTCCCCTGTCCGTCCCCACTGCCCATCCCTGGGACGTTAGGAGGCAAAGAGCTGGTCTGATGCTTTGTGGCCTTTTTTTACTGCGACGTTGTATGGAGCGCTGCCCCATCCTGTAAAGCCACCCGAGCCCAGCTGGGATGGAAGCACCACTGTCACGCAATATTTCCCACTAACCCCAGTTTGGTGCTCGCGAGGGCAGGAAAGTCACCTCCGAGGAGCATTCCCCCATGCAGGACGAAGGCTCTCCTGGAAGGCAATGGGACCAAAAATCCCCAGCTGGACCCCCTTGCCCAGCTTATCCCTGCAACCTGCCCCGAGGAATATATTTAGTCGCTCGATTCCTTTATGATTCTGACCCCCTGacatgggctgcagggctgcagcggCTCTGCTTTGGCTGATTGTGGATTTCCTCTCCGAGCTGCCAGAAAGCCGGCGGGCCGGGGTGCCAGATGGGAAGGCATTTCCTCGGGCTGGCTGGCCGCTGCCCCATCTAACCCGTGCATGGAGGGGAAAAACCCAGCGTGGATCCCAAGCTGGGGTGTTTGTGCAGGTAGGCAGCAATTTACCACGTGCCTGGGTGTTCCTATTGACTCTTGTCAGATTACAAGCGATGGAGAGCGCGGTATGTAAATGTAAGCTATGTGGGTTCAGGATCCGCCTGGGTTTCCTGGTCTCTCCCCCTGCTTTGCACAGGAGCAGGATCCCTGTGGTTGTTTTCTCGTGGGTTACGGCGATTTGGGGGTCCAGAGAGGTGGCAGCTGCCAACTTCGcttgcagcagaagcagcaactgCCCTTTCTGCGCTTTTCCCCGAGACCGAACCAAAACCCTGCGGAAGCAACAACATTTTCCAAAGGAACTGATTAAATCTATTAAGCTATTTACAAATGGGCTTGATCAGAGCTGCGTTATCTGGGAATACAACAGGAAGGCCACTTCTCTTAAATCTAAAAGGCGCAGGAGATTTCCTGGTCTCGGGACAGATTTATAAACcctttacacacacacacacgcaggcCGGCACATAGCAACTGCCTTTCATCTGTGTTTTGGAGCCGTGCGCgctcctggggacagcccgTGCCGTCCCAGGCTTTGCACAGCAGGCTCCGGTTCTCTCCGAAGGTCCCGTCTCACGCCTTGAAGTGCCGGGacggggcagggagagaggatgcCAAACCCTCCATCCTGCTCTGAACAGGTCTCCTGGGTGCATTTTGCAGACGGGAGTTGCTGCTGAGGTTGGCAGCAAGAGGTCGGGAAGAAAACCCGTTaacatccttttttctttttttttttttaatttccctttagCAGGGGTTGAAGCGCACTGAAAAAGTCTGCCCAAAGTTgcaaggttttattttgaatatggTGTTACACCGCTCAGCGTTATTTTTTAACCCTCGGGATGCACAGGGCCTGGATATCATATTATAAAAGTAACGGCCTCTATACGCGAGGCCCAGGAGGCCAGAAAATttttagtagtagtagtacAATATATCCCCtcaagggaaaagagaagcaacAGATGAACTCCACTCGAGCCCTTTTACACGACACGCGGCCGAGGTGCCGGGGTGCGGTGTGCAGGATGGGGGGAAAGGTCTGGGCGAGGATAAAGCGCTGAGCAGGGACGGGCCCTGCATCcacctcctgcctcttcccGCAGATGCCCGGAGGCTCTCGGAGCAACTCACCGGGTTTCCCTGGTCTTTGCTCTTCCCTCCGCATCGCGGGGGTAACATCGTTTATCTCCCCCAGGTATTGCAGGGGTAAACTCGTGTGGCTTTCCAGAACCCCCCCCACCAAGACGTGCGCTGGGACTCCCGTGCGGTTGCAGgacaaaaatactgcaaaatctTTCTCGTTTGGATTTTCTCCTAGGCTGGAAGACAGCACCTTCCTAGGGGCCCCCATGCTGCATTTTGATTGCAAACAATaataaaccctttttttttcttttttttttttctccccctctcctttaGCACCTGGCATTCTGATTGCATTAGTAAGATGGGTTTCATTCTGCACCCTACCTAAAATGCTGGTTAAACCTGTCCTGTAGGAAGCTCTGCATTACATAAAGGCAGCTGGAGCCATGTGAAAATGCCACCTTTTAATTGCGACCGTATCAGGGTAATTAGCAGCAGTCTGGAAAAACTCATCTTTACTTTTTATGCTTACCTTCCCGATTCTGGTGCAACGCTTACCTGTATCTGGGGCACAGGAAGAAGCAGAGCTCTCACAGGGCTTTGAGAGCAGGGAAATTACAGCTAAAAGCTACAAGCTAAAATAGACCAAGCAGACAAAGGGTGGAAGAAAGCTTTGTTCTCCCCATTTTCATGGATGGGGAACAGTGGCAGCAACTCCCATGGGTCACACAGAAAATCCATGACGAACCCAGCTTTCGCGCCGTATAGGCGAGACCATCCccactctttaaaaatatccctTTTTGGCGTGGATCCGACATCGGGCATTTTACTCGGCTTGCAAACGGCGGGTCTATTTTCACCAAGTAAGCTCCCCACCTCCCCGCTTCAGAGACATTAAAATGTGTGAGAAAGTGCAAATCCTAAATTAGCTCAATATTCACATGTTCCTTAATTATTGATGAAACTCTCGCCTCCCAAGGGCAGTTTTtgcagaggcagctgggggTTCCCAGCCGAAGAGCCGGCTCTCAGCAGTGAAGCTCTCAGCTGCTTTGCCACAGAGACAGAAGAACCAACCTTGCCCATTGCCCCTGTCCAACCCGGGTCCACCAGGCTTTCTCCAGAGACCGCCGCTGGGACCCTTTATTTCCTACGAGGAGAAACCAGAGCTTTCCCCCTATATACCCTGCAGcgaaaaatgtatatatattaaaaaaaaaaaaagctaaaattttcAGCCTGCACACAGTCATGGTGCTGAATATTTCTGctcttactatttttaaaatgcagctttaacagttacaaaataaatatattctagTCCCTTTAGGTTAAAAGGGACTAGCAAAATTTCCCTCTGacactttaaaatttataaaaatgtatttgtaagggaaaaaaatatctttgagtGACTCAGAAGCAGAATTTAAGTTCTCACTTGCTGAGAAATCGAGCTTCAGTTTGGCATTGGAACAATCTTCCCGCTTCTTCCACCacaaaagttttttatttttaccatatTCACCAGTCCCACATCACTAAAAGTTTGCTTATACAAGCAAAAGTTTGCTTATCCCTGCATGGGATAGGTACAGAGACAACAGCCTTGGTTATTGTCCAAGAACTCTGAGCTCTGATCCTTCCTGAGGGTTCCTCGGCCGGTGGGGATGAGATTTATAACCCTGCATATAGCAAACCTCATACTGCCCAGGAACGAGGAGGAATTAAGCAAAGGACTGCTTCAGATGCTAGCAATCCTCACGCTGTTTGAGGACATACTATTATAAgatctttttttaagataggCGTGATGCTATGCAGCGTTTCCAATAGACTTTGTGTGGTTTCCCTCTCTTCTTGgagcttccttcctcctcttagCGCTGGCAGGTATGGAGGTTTCGTGACATAAATTGTGCCTTTTGAAGGTGGATGCTTCAAGAACTTCAATGTTGTGTGTTTAAACAGGAGAAAATTGGTTAATTACATAGGTGCATTCagctaattttctttgctgagaGCTGATTATTTGAAAGAAGTCAGCACCAGAACTACCTTTTGCTTAAAGGAAAATTGCATTAATTGAACACGGTGCTGAACTGGATGGGTCCCCAAGTGCATTTCTTAAGTTTCACAAAGCAGCTGCGTCTCAGATGCTATCTAATGGACTGGAATTCACGTAGACGTAAGGATACATAGTTCTGAAATCTTAATGGGTTGTCTTGAAACTTGTACTTAATAGTATCACGCATCTATGCTTTGAAATAACGCTGGTTGTTACTACTTCTGCTTTACATTGGTTGTGTGTAAAGCACTAGAGCTAGTACATCTTGGAAAGAAATTCAAGGAATGGTGCCTGTTCCACACATCTGGGTTGTCACGCAGCGTGCACCAGTGCAATCTCCTGTCCTTGGCTCgaaggaaggctctgcagagtCGGACACAGCAAGATCAAAACGGTTGAAACCCATAAAGCTCATGCAGACTTTGGTCCGATGCTGGTAACAGACTACTTTTCCGTGGCCTCTGCTTTCCAGGATACGGTTTTGTGCTTGCACAAAAGTCAGCATATATATTGCTGTTCACAAAATTGCAATTGCAAATCACGTAGCTTGGCATGTAGCAGCCTTTGCACCGACAGTTAATTTCAAGGCTCAAAGCAAAGAGCAACACTATACCTGCGAAGAAGGGAAGTAACTCACAAGAAACCATCATCTGCGTAAGGCTCCCAGTGCgaaaaggagaattttcttCTATGTCTCTAGTGACCTGGGATtactaaaactgaaaacattttaatatctaTGCTGTGTGTGCATCGTTCTCGATTTGGAAGTGAAAGCAGAGTGGCGACTCTCATTTTGCTTAGTTTCTAGGTAATTTCACTTGGAGGTACATAATTTTGTGCTGCAACGTGCGAGTACAATGGACAAATATATAACAAAAGacctttctgtttaaaagtcttatttccacagaaatgaaACCAAGTAATTTCTTTGTGCTTACATTCTGCTAATTTCACCATTTGGGTAATgatgtaattctttttcttatgctttctAAAAAAGACCTTCTTGCCAAACCAGAATTTGGTTAAAACTGGACTCACAACCCActataaacaaaaaacccaatttATTACTTTGAAACATGTTCCTGTTGTTTCAATCATCCATTTCACTCGACAGTAACTGGTAAGTAGAGCTTTTTGGAGAGCAATGCAAAGTTGGCTGACCActaacacacacagagcagagcagctaaATGAATTACTTGTTTCAAATGTTAGTCTATTatgatttcccccccccacctACAACTCATATTCTGCACATGCTATTTCTCTCTGAGTTTGTGGCACATTAAAATCCCACATTTCCTGGGATAAAATGAAATTCCCACTTCTCGTACAAATAGAGAATCTTCTATTTGTAGCTGATATTTCAATCTCAGCCAGATTTAAATCTTGGGTATACTGTGCTTAACTGTAGTAACACCACAAATGTAAAGATTTattcctggttttcttctttctataaCTAGCACTGGAATCTGGCCAAACACTCATAAGAATTAGCACATAGAAACCCATGGAAGATTAATAcagagaacaaacaaacaagcccaGCAGTATTTGGAGAAGGAAACCCTATTCCTTGACTAGCacctttttaaattgaaatcccagagaggctgtaaaATTTAGCTGCttagaagttaaaaaaaccccccaaaaacatTGGAAACAGTCAGGCTTTTGGCTTCtgctaacaaacaaaaatccaaactcAGGGTGAATCAGAAAGGCTGCTTTGAAGGGCACCCACAAAACTTAGGATGCTTCAAtataacatgaaaaattattttgctatcTTCTTCCCTTgaggagattatttttctcaccTCAAGCATGGAGCTTACTCACAACTCCGTAGCAACCTCATGGTATTAAGTGGTATTTCATTTAAGTAAGCCAGGGAACAAGCCCAGCCATAGCAGTATCATAATGGCTAATATTTGTATagtactgaaaagcaaatgctacAAGGGTTAAAAACTACTGGCACGCCAGCagtgaaacacagagaaaggcATCTTGTTCTCCCTTACAATACAGTAAAACTACAGTAATTTTGCTGCAATGAATGAGCATGTCCTGAGGGCAAGAAAGGTGCATTGCAAACCAAGATATCTTAAAAAGGCAGAGTTCAGCTGCAACTGCAACATCTGAAGCCACGTGGACTGTGTGCTGCAGACTAAGTTTCTCCcactggaaaataaaggcaGCTTAAGGAAATTTTTTCATATTAACATCTGCATCTTGACAGTGTTTTTCAAACCATGTTAAGCAACTCAAATGAGctaagacaataaaaaaaaatgtacccATTTTGTTCAGCAGAGCAGGCCAATGGGATGTTTTAGATTTACACTGATGAAACACAGCCAGGCCCGAAGTCAAACGAACAGCTAATGGATTTGAATTCTGGTCAGCTACTCTGGATTATGCCATGATAACTGGCTGGCTTTCAGGGTTGTGCTGTCAATTTGCTGTGGCCAAAGCAGTATCAGAACCAGACTCGAGGATGGCAAATGCTTATTCCCATTCCACCACTCTACTTCCAAGCTCGCCCATCTCTTCTGACAGCGCTTAGCTGAGTGAGACTGAAACGCCAAAATCCATCCCAAATGTTTAAGCTCTCACACAAAACAGCTGGTGGTGATGCCGAGTTTCAGCATTACTTATTTCCAGGTTTACAAATAGAAACAAGCTCTAATTTGGTTATAAATCTAAATTGCAGATTTTCAATGTCTAAATGGCAATATTAATGCATCTGACCAgctatgcttttaaaatttgtttggTCTCCTAATTTCACAGAAAACCTTGCTCCATCCAAGACAACTTTTTGAATTCCAGATGCACCACTGAAGGTACCGTGAATGTTGCCTGGGAACCAAAGATTTAGATATGGTTAATAAAGGCACAGCTCCTTTAGCTTTGTTGCAAAGTTACAATTGCTTGACAGTAGTTAACTACTGGCTAGGAAACAAAGggagggttttttatttcattctttagtACCGACACTCAGGCGTAAACCTTTAATTAGACTAAGTATTTTGTGAAGAAACAACAATCATTTTATACGTAAAAGGAGATCCATGAAAAAATTAGACACGACTGcaaaaatcaatggaaaaataCATACAGCTTTGCAAAACCCCTCCTGTCTccagaagcagagctgggctATCACAAGTGAAAACAACAGTGGCTTTAATAAAGGCAGTGGTAGGgcgactttttttttttgcccctggATTGAGAAAAACGTAGTCCATGTGGAGCAGCACATAGTAATTCACCGGCTTTCACAGTCTTAACCACAGCAGTTAAAACCAGGCCTGATTTTGCTTGCTCTTATCTGACTTGAATGGAGTTGCACCAGAGTGAATCTGGGCTGAAGGCAGCGTAGGGTCTGCTGTGTTAAAACATAGCTCTTGCAAAGCCATTACGGTGAACCGTCTGCCTGAACCTCTGGAAGAGGCAAAGCCAAACTGTTCTTTATCAAGTCTTGCTTTGCAGACACGCAAGCCTTAGCCCTACACATGGAGACCTTTTTAACACGACACTGAAGCTCGTGTTGGCCTGTCACCGTGTTCTCTCTTCAAAGAGCTATAATTTAACACAGTCTGTGGTTTCAGTTGGAGGTAGAGCAGTGTGCTCAAGACTGGATTACAACTGATGTCTGGCTAGAGTGTTTACACAGACTTCTCCTCTAACATGCTAAAGTTCAAATCACCTCAGAGTCCCAGCTTGATTCTTAAATGGTTAAATGTGCTTGcagtgcttctttttctttctctgtgctccTTCGATACCCTCATCTGTCTcctctttttgtcttttgtgtttcttcttatggcgtttcttttgctttgcctcaTAGTCCTTTTTGCTGAGATCTTCCCCATCAGATATTCCTGTACAAATTTCTCCATTGCCCATATTTTCATCACAACTAATGTCTTcccctttgtgctgctctttatgtttccttttctttttccctgagtGACACTCATTTAACGGAGCATCCAGTTCCTCTCCATTCAAGCTACCTATCTTAGATTGTTTCACTTTTGGTTTCTCGCAATACTCTGTACTCTCTGCCTcatctctcttctgcttctttttcttttttactttggttttcagttcttctgaagGCTCCAAAGCTTCCTCAGCTGTTGGGCAGGAATTGTCtacctttgtttctgtttcattctgGGATCCCTTCAGTTTAGCCATGCGCTTAGCGAAATATTCCTGTACAGTGAGAACACTCTTCACTGTATTGTAACCGTCTGCAGGCTCAGATAGCCAGCggtttctcttcttctcttcctgagACTCGGGATCGGTAATATCCTCCTGCAGGTGAACAAAGAGGAGCAGGAGTGAGAGTCAGAAATAATGGCTTTAAACATCACATTTGTTTTTGCACGCTAataagaaacacatttaaaaaccataaggtgctttgaaaattaactgtaaaaGTATAGACTTTGGCAGAAGCGAGGCAGCTCTTAATGCAAAAGATAGCGTAGGTTTAGGGAGAAGAGGTGGCCGTATGGAAGGCAGCAAGAAAATACAGGACAAGACAATTCTCTGTTGTTTTGAATTTCTTACTGTTTACCTACTCCTGTGCAGCTCACACAGATTATGTATAATACTATCATACTCAGTGTATCACTTTGCAAAAGCACATGTCTCTACAAGATataaaacaacatgaaaaataacacagtatGATCTATTAGCCTGTGGCATAAAGGAAATCCCATGCCTGGAATACCTCTACAGCAAAGCACAAGAACTTATGATATACGGAGCAATCCAGCATTGATGCATCTCTTCCATCTTATCTGATctttagaaatgtttgttttgtagcTGGTTTACTGTCATTGTGTCCTAGATGTTGTTATTTAAACATGCTCCATTTGATCATACGTTATCAGATGGCAAAAACAACATCACAGGTTAGATCTTACAAGGCTTCTGCATACACAAATAGCTGCTGAACTCTAGCTGCAGGTGAATGTCTATAAAAAGAGTCTAGTATCtagaaagtaaatataaaatgaaaagcaaagtatAGCTCTGGAGCTGGATGTTATCTATGGCATGAAGAGAATTGActctgaaaaagcaacaaatgcAACAAGATGAAAATACATAACTTGTTAAAT comes from Ciconia boyciana chromosome 3, ASM3463844v1, whole genome shotgun sequence and encodes:
- the PINX1 gene encoding PIN2/TERF1-interacting telomerase inhibitor 1 isoform X1, which produces MKLFLMIEASAPRRRQKWSVDPRNSAWSKDESKFGQKMLEKMGWSKGKGLGAQEQGNTEHIKVQVKNNMLGLGATINYEDNWIAHQDDFNQLLAELNDCHGQGETESSVNNQKKTFSLEEKSKSSKKRVHYMKFAKGKDLSSRSEDDLSCIFGKRQKSMKTQEDITDPESQEEKKRNRWLSEPADGYNTVKSVLTVQEYFAKRMAKLKGSQNETETKVDNSCPTAEEALEPSEELKTKVKKKKKQKRDEAESTEYCEKPKVKQSKIGSLNGEELDAPLNECHSGKKKRKHKEQHKGEDISCDENMGNGEICTGISDGEDLSKKDYEAKQKKRHKKKHKRQKEETDEGIEGAQRKKKKHCKHI
- the PINX1 gene encoding PIN2/TERF1-interacting telomerase inhibitor 1 isoform X3; translated protein: MLEKMGWSKGKGLGAQEQGNTEHIKVQVKNNMLGLGATINYEDNWIAHQDDFNQLLAELNDCHGQGETESSVNNQKKTFSLEEKSKSSKKRVHYMKFAKGKDLSSRSEDDLSCIFGKRQKSMKTQEDITDPESQEEKKRNRWLSEPADGYNTVKSVLTVQEYFAKRMAKLKGSQNETETKVDNSCPTAEEALEPSEELKTKVKKKKKQKRDEAESTEYCEKPKVKQSKIGSLNGEELDAPLNECHSGKKKRKHKEQHKGEDISCDENMGNGEICTGISDGEDLSKKDYEAKQKKRHKKKHKRQKEETDEGIEGAQRKKKKHCKHI
- the PINX1 gene encoding PIN2/TERF1-interacting telomerase inhibitor 1 isoform X2; protein product: MAMLAEPRRRQKWSVDPRNSAWSKDESKFGQKMLEKMGWSKGKGLGAQEQGNTEHIKVQVKNNMLGLGATINYEDNWIAHQDDFNQLLAELNDCHGQGETESSVNNQKKTFSLEEKSKSSKKRVHYMKFAKGKDLSSRSEDDLSCIFGKRQKSMKTQEDITDPESQEEKKRNRWLSEPADGYNTVKSVLTVQEYFAKRMAKLKGSQNETETKVDNSCPTAEEALEPSEELKTKVKKKKKQKRDEAESTEYCEKPKVKQSKIGSLNGEELDAPLNECHSGKKKRKHKEQHKGEDISCDENMGNGEICTGISDGEDLSKKDYEAKQKKRHKKKHKRQKEETDEGIEGAQRKKKKHCKHI